The DNA sequence CACTTGCTGAGTTGGCCCCGACATGGGGCcccacttttcagtttttgggcCTCACTTTAGATGAAATGTCGAAATTACCCTCATCTACCCCATACTATTTTCCTCGTCTCTCTTCCTcggttcctcctcctcttcttcttctttttctttttcttctcacttCGCCGTCTCCACCCATTCACGGAGCTCACAGTCCGCGTCGCCATCCCACTTGGCCTCCACCTCTACTACCTCCTCCATCCACAAGCGCAAGATCGCATCTAAGGACTACGCGCCTCCCTTCCCTCCCTCATCCTTCTCCGCTGCCATGCTCGACGACGCTCTGACCTCCAGCGACGACCTCGAAACCATCTCAGCAAGCGGCAGCGGCCCTGATTCCAACTCATACAATCCATTCCTAAACTTCAAGTTCGAGTTTGTCTTCAGTGGAGACGACGTGGAGGAGGTGGGTTCCGGCGAGCTAGGCATGGGCCAGGCCGTGTTCGATGAGTAGGATTTTGTTGTCCAGGGTGGTGGTGTAGGCAGCCATAGTTGTAAAGCACAAGAAGACAAAGacgaagatgatgaagatgaaggtctCAGATTCGAGCAGCCCCATTTGGCCTTCCACCGACGGGATACCGGCCTCAAAAACTCCCTCAATCAATTTTCCAAGGTGGTTATTTCTAAAGCTTTGATCTTTCTCTTCtgggtttctttcattttggctaaagtttcaatctttggtTCTGGGCTTTTATTTTTGTGTAGGTTTGCTCAGTTATGGAATCTGGGTTCTGAATCAGATCACTAAGTATCAGAATTcttatttgttttgtgtttctgTTGGTGGAATATAGTTTCTAGGTGGTTTCTTAAGCACGGGTTTGTTTTTCGAAGTTTGTACCTTGAGTCCTTGACTGAATTGAAGGTGAAGTGAAATCTGGTTAATTTTATGGTTTGGGTGGTGGGGGGATGCCTCTGGAGAGTAcagagagtgggtttggggagatTGGGAGatgagggagaggagagagtgtGTAGTCGGAAACTGGTTTTGATGGTGAAGAGATTGAGAGCGGGAAGTGAGGTAGGAGAGGAGGGTTGTGTTGCGCTCATGGTGGCGGTTGAGCGGAGCTGCAAAGGGATTTGTGTAACCCCAAAGGGGGTTGTGGGATGTAGGAGAGGTCGAGAGGAGGAGGGAGGAGAGGATCAGAGGAGGGTAATTTCGACATTTCATCTAAAGTGAGGCCCAAAAACTAAAAAGTGGGGCCCCATGTCGGGGCCAACTCAGCAAGTGACGTCATGATCggagagaattttgtgatttgGACGCAGATGATGAAAAACAGAACTTCAGAGACgatcttgattaaaaaaaaaatttagggacTGACTTGATGTTTACCCCTAAGTTggagggggtaaactgaatttagtccataTGAGAATTGGAACTGTTAGTTGTATTGTCTTTGGGACGTATGTCAATGGCTATAGCATGCCACTCTTAGGTTGCTATGCCAAaggggatatatatatagacccATGACTGATGCCTAATTTATCGCAGTGGTCCAAAAACTACATAGACGTACTCATACGGCATAATTAGGGGTCACAACCAAGCAGTCAAGTAAAGATCCATAATGCTAAACTAGACCCTTGAGAGCTACCTGATTTTATTCCTTCATTCCATTCCCTCATCTGTTAGCTATGGTTTCACAGTTCCAATCTAAAACCTAATCAAGATGTCAACTATAGACAAGTTGCTTGTAGGTCGTTAGAActattttatatagaagataCATTGGtttaatctatactattatttaaGAGAATATACATAGTCAACCAAACTtaaaatttttgacaaaaaagatATTGATAGATTAAAAGACtttgaaaattaattttatcatCTAAGacagttattttattttaaggcCTTTCTAGCTATGTTTTCGATTCCTAATTTCCCTTGTTGGTCTTGACGGATTCCAAACAACAAAGAATAGCTAATTAATCTAGGTTTTATTCCCAATAACCAGGTGGCAACCATGGAGAAGTTGCTAACCACACAAGTATAAATATCTAACAAGGATCTGGTTCCTCTAAAGTGAGTAGAAGAGTGTGAAGTTATGTCAAGTTCATAAAATCATGACGCTCCACTTAATCTAAAGGTTCTATGACTTAACACACCATTATATCACTAAAAAGTCTAAACTACACTAACTTGCCAttaacttaaaaagaaaaagaaaaaaaaaacaaaacgttGTTCATTCTTGCCGTTGCGTTTGCCCTTCTTCTTTGTTTCGTTGTTCCAGTCATCCAATGGTACTTGAATTAATTGTTCATGAATTACCTAGAGTTCCATATAGCGAAAGCCATTAAAAAAGGTAATAAACttttacaaaatcaaagtaCGATGATTGTTGTGAATAAGAGCGTTGGCTGGGAATTTCTATAAATTAAGATAGGAGGAAGTGGACTCAACCGGTCTGAATGGAATTACTCAACCCATTTGAGGTTTTCTCAATTTGTACGTTGTTGTTTCTTGATAATCAATACAAATGTAAGAAGTCAATTCATGGTTCTTGCAACCATGGATAATTTTCCATTGAAGCACACAGAAATAGAAAACGCAACGGAAAGTCTTAGAGGGAAAAAGATAGACGAGAGCAGTTAAAATCCTaacttgtctttttttttcttttttcttttttagagtTAATGGTAAGTTAATTTGAGTTTAATTAAAATTCCTAGAATTGGAGATAAGTTTATGTGTTAACTAACCCTTAGATTAAGTGGAGCGTCAAAATCTTGACATAAGTTTACATTCTTCTCGCTTTAGAGGAGCCAGATCCATCCAGCAAATGCATATACTCTTAGATGCTTCTAGAGATCTATATCTTTTAATTTGACGTCTCAAATGCTCCATATACGTACATTGATCTTTTTAATTACCTGTGGATAATTTCAAGCTGACATTTTGGACCAAAATCAGTTTCTTCGGAATTGCGCAACTGATCTCTATTCAACAGTCTAATCCAACATGTGTGATGTAAGAGTCATGTCATCACCAGTCGGCAAAAGATTGTGAAGAGCTACCTGCGTACCTCCATTTCCATGCCAGTTTCTAATTTGGTCCTCTCTATCACAATAGACCGCACAAAAGTCTCCAAATCAAAGTTGAAATCCAGGATTTGCATCATGAAATTGACAAAGTACATGTTCGCTATATATATTTTCTGTACATCGATCAATCCCAGTACCAAGTATCTAATCCTCTTTTGCTTTCAATACAATGTCTTCCAAAACTAAAAATCTTCCATTTCTCTTCTCCGCCATCCTCTTCCTTATCCGCCTCAATGTCTCCGCCGCCCAAATCACCGTAGTTAAAGCCGCCTACTGGTTTCCGGACAGCGGCCAAGCAGTCTCCTCCATAAACTCCACCCTCTTCACCCATCTCTTCTGCGCATTCGCCGATCTCAACCCCACAACTTATCAAGTAACCATTTCCTCCGCAAACTCACCCCAATTCTCCACCTTCACGCAAACAGTCCGACAGAAAAACCCTAATGTCAAAAGCCTCCTCTCCATCGGCGGAGGAAACTCCAGCCCCTCCACCTTCGCCGCCATGGCCAGCCAGGCCACTCGGCGCAAAGCATTCATAGACACATCCATCAAATTAGCGAGGAACTACTCCTTCTACGGCCTTGACCTAGATTGGGAGTACCCTTCCTCCGCCACGGAGATGACCAACTTCGGCAGCCTCCTCACTGAATGGCGGTCCGCGGTGGCCAATGAGTCAAGCACCTCCGGCAAGACGGCGTTGCTGTTGACAGCTGCAGTCTTCCGCAATGCAGATTACTACAGCATAAACTATCCATTCCAGGCTGTTTCGAGCAGCCTAGACTGGATCAACGTCATGACGTATGACTATTACGGCCCGAGTTTCGCCGAAGGTAAAACCAACACTTACCCGCCAGCTGCATTGTACAACGGTGGATCCTCCAGTCTCATCAATGGAGACGCCGGAATCGTGTCGTGGATCAACAACGCCGGAATCTCAACCAAGAAGATAGTTATTGGTCTTCCGTTTTACGGGTACGCTTGGAAATTGTTAAACCCTAACAACCATGGATTTTTCGCTCAAGCTAATGGCTCGGCTATCGGTGCTTATGGAGACCAGGGCTACAACCAGATTACAGTTTTGATCAGCCGCGGGTTTCAGACGGTGTACAATGCCACGGTAGTTAGTAACTATTGCTACAATGGGACAACTTGGATCGGTTACGATGATACGCAGAGTATTAGCGCCAAGGTTTCGTACGCTAAAGGAAAGGCTCTTCTTGGTTACTTTGCTTGGCATACTGGTGCTGACACAACTACTTGGACTCTTTCTCAAACAGGTAAATACTTAATAAATTAGTAACAATTGAATCTTCATATAGTACTACCTCATACTATAATGGTTAACCCTCGCTAACTATTTTTCTCATCGAACTGTTGTTTTGCAGCTTTCAGTACATGGGGATGAGCAGTCATTGTTGATATGTAATATAGgatgttatatatatgttagtCACCCACAATAAAGCCACAACTAGCTTTGCTGTGTTACTTGCATTGCAATATGGCTAATGATCCAGAGGTTAAATAAAACAATAATATTTCTGATGTTTGCAGTAAAATGAATTACATGCATGCACTGATTTACTAATTTAAGTGACACTAGCTACCAGAAAATGTGTGTCATTTTGGGCAAAGTCGGCtgcgaaaagaaaaaaaaaatggacgcGTAAAGGCATGGGCAATGCCTTCATATGAACCAAAAAAATCATTTAAACATATAGTCGATCATCAGAAAATTGAGACTTTAACGTTGGCAGATGCCCTCTAGTAAACCGATTGTATCTTTCAAAAGAAGTAGACAATTGGGGCTCCAAGAACTGAGAATCATTTCTTGCAGTACACTTCCATATTCAAGTAAAAACCTTGTGAAATTAATCACTCTCTCACTGATCAAACCAAGAAAAGCATCCTTCGATCTTAACCACCTTTAGGTGACACAGAAAGGGACTAAAAGTTTGAGCTTGACTTTCCCAAGTGCAATTGACATCATCCAACAAGATATTGTTCTGCCTCTGAAACTAGATTTTAATCATTGTTAGTTATATGTTTGAGTGCAAAAATGTGAAAAGTTCTGAAGCAGAATATGCCAAAACTTACATCTCTGTGTTTTGGCAAGAGACAAGTATGAATGATAAAGAGTGTGGACTGCTGGAGAGCTCTTGAATAAACATGCCATACCTGGGATGTCCCTTATGTCCAAATCAGTAGTATAGATACACAACGTCTTAAGATTCATAAATGAATATGAAAGACCACGCACCTCCATAGTATTTGGGCGATAGAACCTGCATGCATGGAAATATGGAATAGTAAAATCAGCAATATGCGACTCCCCGGAAAAGTTGCAGAACTTCTCTCGGATTGTAAACTAAAAAGTGCCGTGTACTAGGTTTAAAAGTTGAAATCAGAATGAAACTTTGTTAGCATGTACTCCCTCCGAAATCTTGAAATTTACTTTCTCATTTAAGCCAAGGTATCATTTTTATATATGTTCTATAAGAAAGATCCCAAACATTCGATCAAACCctttgttaatgtctaaaagtctagcggtagctgaactttagttaacgctgatccggcgggcggatcgatacctttgttgtgagtggttcccgttatctgtcaaataaaatacaatgggcgtcagagggagaccgcgccgggcggtcttcaactctccgatgcctaagttagtcaatgtatttatgttgacaaagtaacagtaggtaagtattgaatgcgtcattaatgaggagagaggagagaaccttttataggtgaggaagaggatgatcttctctttgttttcgatgtgggactgatggtgcttcagttcccagtttcagtagcttctgatgccatcttgacacggcgcgtggcggcgcgtcggcggtgctttggggttgatccggggctcaggcggtaacccggctaactgtctttacgccagtcactcatatggtgggcgttggtacccctggtggtaccatgagcgtggctcattatagctaattatgcttgcaaatggacatgtatgtacaagtcccccaaatccccagtcaaggagggcaatcttggttggggagttgatcggcggtttgaagcgtttctcccgctagactttgcagaagcataattagcgtcagtgcgttgtcaaccatggatttactgagcaaacgctttgtgccctttcgggtgggcccctgctaggccccccagggagtcccccactccccggctaagatggacctccggatggtcgttgttattgtttgttgagggggagctgcacggagcagcgctgcacggagcagagggtgttgggttgcgagcccaatcttagcacccaggtgacgggggtcaacgtacctgatcagggctgtcgtagactgttgactagtccccgtgtcccgtagggacattctgaccgtaaccccgcgtggcggcgttgtcagagaggcgtggcctcgggatccgccgctggcggaagtcccccgctagatgtagcaggaagcagtgtcaaatagacgtgcttggtattttattgagcggtgttgcgctgaataaagtacgcagcttgtcagatgagaaatggggtcagccagcggtgcgctgtgtagcggaggacaccccgtttaccaaatgaggagagaagctccgccggcggggtttcgctcagcggagactccgtcacttgggagatgacaagtgaggatccgctggcggggtttcgctcagcggagactccgtcacttgggagatgcaagtgaggatccgctggcggggtttcgctcagcggagactccgtcacttgggagatgcaagtgaggatccgctggcggggtttcgctcagcggagactccgtcacttggaagatgacaagtgaggatccgctggcggggtttcgctcagcggagactccgtcacttgggagatgcaagtgaggatccgctggcggggtttcgctcagcggagactccgtcacttgggagatgcaagtgaggatccgctggcggggtttcgctccgcggagactccgtcacttgggagatgacaagtgaggatccgctggcggggtttcgctcagcggagactccgtcacttgggagatgcaagtgaggatccgctggcggggtttcgctcagcggagacttgccatggttgggggtttacttgtcaggtggtgacttcccttggaagccaaagaatgatgacggttgacacgtggctaactctgagagggttagcgtctggaggcttgtctcctaagcctagccgtctcctcgtcattaatgcgagtaatgatggatttcgtaaccgaggcgacgcctcggctaacccagggagttaatgaagacgtgggacacgtgtacggttggtacgtgatgtagttttgtagcggacggctcaggattatttgatgttgacataaaaaggggggaactgagcgagtttcgacatttctggaaaatcttcaaatctgagttgcctgcttcgagccttgttcgcctgcgaattgcgaaggagatccccgggtttgcgtggagtagtcgggctggagaggacgaaatctgttagtgaagacgagctgcactccaaagtcttcgacgtgaggttggtatttcggatcctcttcctgtttcattgaatctgcaatggtggtttctgggttttggtatttctgttaatggtatgatattgcttctgtgttgttctcggagggtgtagggagagatttgagggaggttatggtgtttgacagaaagttggggttttgggttttgctagacggtctaatctgggttgagcgtgcggttgtttttgttttggtatttttgtgggtagttgttcttggcatctttggctatatctgatgtgagagtaggttagatatgtatttgtgctaactgatgtgggttttagggtttgggatggccaacgtcatagatatttcgagcagtgaggattccgggtctgacgtgtcgttcagcgtggcggatatgacctttattgactcgttgcgtccgtctgcccatgcaggaacctcactgccagaaccgcttgaagttgagccacttcggaccatcccctgggaaatagctatggatcgtggttcgcgtccagagagctctagggcgggtgaggttgctaggcgcgacgagcgcttggcgagcaatagtgctgctagcggctccgctggcgaaggggaagcgccgggccaaaacgtcgagtcggcgtggtacctctcagatggcaccgccgtcgacgaggcaggtgggcggatggatgccgccgctgttaaccggatgaagcggacgttccggttgccgggctcggtgaagctgcgccccccgacagcggatgagaaggcctcgatgctcccagcgggatgtgctgccgtgcacgaggccatattccgccaaggagtgacattcccgctagtgcccaatctccaaattcttgtgtgcgagtttggccttgcctttgggcagatctgtcccaacatgtggcggttgatgttggcgatgaactccttgtggcgcttgtcggggtgcgaggggcctaccgtggcggaagtgcttcacttctacgagctagtgtatgtgaagcgccgaggttgcagagggtgcgtgaacctgagccgccgccagggagcgcccaagttgattgagaatctaagggactcaatgtcctactggcgggggaccttctgcgtcgccacagatggctgggagtaccacactaggtcgaatgtggaggggccgacgtttaagactaagtcggaattccagcccatccgaggttggcaactggtttccgctaaaactaactggcggtttcaaacttttgcaaacctgcggtttttgttaatgattattgtgtttgtgcagcgggactaaggtacattctgacgcgcgaagaggagtgtcgggtggcgaggatccgcggctgctggcggaaccgcaatttgcttgacttccgtcttctgaccggttgggaattgctggtcgacctggggctaactcgctctattggtgagagccattccgccacacctcatttttttttttttttttttttttttagtgatccggactgacgggtgtttgtgtttttcttttcagaaaccccgcccggtaacaaatctagtcgcgacactttcgaaaaagcaatggatcgtgccgagatagaaaattttctggaggctatgtatgccgaggggctggcggcccagcagacggtggtgaacccggagacgctggtgctgagccagtctgaggttgcggtggagctgccgatgccgcaccactcccatctgggtgaggatggcctgccggtagtgcaggcggacacccaagtgggcggcggggagagggggattGTTGGCacaaggccgcgggagcggatgcctaccacccggcgcggtcctcaaaagaagacggtgcagccgacggagactgccaccgagtcccggggtgagccgccggtgcgggtgacgaggaccgctgctgggacacaacgggtgttggagaaaaaacgccggcagcctgactcccccgtcgaggaagaggaagaagaggtggtgatcggagtccgccaacaaaagaaggctcgacaagctgcgtcgaagggtgcagtggcggagggagaggcagcagccgtcagtgatctggactcctttgccgagtatgcgccattcatgacagaaggggagcgggcattccttttccatctgtgcgagcggctggggttcggggtctggcgggcatatcgcgcccgacggcaattgaccaatcgcccttcagctcggcgtttggtcaaatatctgcggggttacatgatatgttcgaggcggcgtctaagcagccccggattgaggaagagctcaggggagagatcggaggtctccagagggagctggcggaggccaaggagagattggcggaggccgagcgggggctggccaaggcggagtgtgactatgcggacgcccgcggcaagcttaatgcggccataaggcgggacctggagaggaatgaacgcgtctcccagttggagcaagagatcgcattgctgcaggagcggatagccgctaaagataagaagctcattattgtgcagcgggagtctgccgccagactgggtgagatgcagcggctggacggggaggtcaaccgcctgaaaaatgaacagagttcttctgcagccgccgccgttgaagcgttcaagatgtcggcggagtataaaaagacattgaccgaagcggcgaagtctggggcccgggccaatatagacatgttgacgcggaagggcgccattgactttgtaaaggcgtcacagcccgacgtgccggtggtcgagggtgtcccgccggagacagaagtcgtgcctcccactgcggcaggtactcattcgggcagcggggaaagtggctcccatccgccggaaaggtcccagcagactccccagcagaccccgtcggaggtgtcacgtgccggctttctggaggcacacacccgggcggatggtacaatggagactcccagtccgacagctcgagggtccgatcaggcgagccgatcggtcgtgccgccgccagttgaagccggagaagccgaagacaaccgctgaagctagctgagacttgcataggtttttttttttttacactgtaataatgaactattttgggtggggagtcccagccctgaaatgaaatttcagagtttgacgtttgtcatgatgtgtttgtaccgctagagttttgacgtagagatttttcttttgccaagcaatgaaacattaaaggaattaaaattggtccaagtgcaccgcgtagcggacgtggtccgctgacgattcctggcgttgccagttgccctcagtgctagacttggtaacaatggtttgaataattcctcgtttcattgatagctgactgatcagcgtttacaaaagaggggtagtacccgttgggtagcttcccttagctaaatattgaacaaaaatctagctaagtcaagatgctcttgggtagcggcatgactatttgtaataataccgaaggtgttcggtattccaagggtgggtcgttgtgacgccatccttgtccattaagtagaaggtgcctgggctaacgacttccacaattttgtatggaccttcccaagttgggcgaagctttgttggcggtggaatgacttccttcattacccagtcccccagttggaggttccgggccttgactctggcgttgtagaaacgcgatacccgctgcttgttttgcaggttgcataggtgggccctgtgtcgcttttcctccaggaggtccttgtccaggttgatgccgtcagtgttggtctctaggcggtagccctcgactctggcggtaggttgagagacctcaatgggcaggacagactccgttccgaacatcatgcagaagggagtttcaccagttgcggaagttggggttgttctgatggcccatagaacttccgggagtttctccgcccatagaccctttgctttgtcgagttttttcttcagcagccttttgattatctt is a window from the Rosa chinensis cultivar Old Blush chromosome 2, RchiOBHm-V2, whole genome shotgun sequence genome containing:
- the LOC112187138 gene encoding class V chitinase, translating into MSSKTKNLPFLFSAILFLIRLNVSAAQITVVKAAYWFPDSGQAVSSINSTLFTHLFCAFADLNPTTYQVTISSANSPQFSTFTQTVRQKNPNVKSLLSIGGGNSSPSTFAAMASQATRRKAFIDTSIKLARNYSFYGLDLDWEYPSSATEMTNFGSLLTEWRSAVANESSTSGKTALLLTAAVFRNADYYSINYPFQAVSSSLDWINVMTYDYYGPSFAEGKTNTYPPAALYNGGSSSLINGDAGIVSWINNAGISTKKIVIGLPFYGYAWKLLNPNNHGFFAQANGSAIGAYGDQGYNQITVLISRGFQTVYNATVVSNYCYNGTTWIGYDDTQSISAKVSYAKGKALLGYFAWHTGADTTTWTLSQTAFSTWG